The sequence CAATCCGTGACCGAGGCGATCTATACAGCCGGGTTCGGCTCACCGAGCCGGTTTTACGAACATGCGGACAAGGCGTTGGGCATGGCCCCGGCAGCCTATCGCAAGGGAGGACGGGGGATGGTCATCCGGTTTGCCTCGGCTGACTGTTTTCTCGGCCAGGTTCTGGCCGGGATCACCGACCAGGGCGTCTGCGCCATTGAACTGGGCGACGACCGCGTGGCCCTGGTTCAGGCCCTGCGCGACCGCTTCCCTCGGGCCGAACTGCGCGACGCACAGGACGAACTCGCCCCACTGCTTGCCGAAGTGGCCGATTTTGTCCGCCACCCGGACAAGGGGCTGGACCTGCCCCTGGACATCCAGGGTACCGCCTTCCAGCAGCGCGTGTGGCGGGAACTGGCCCGCATACCGGTCGGCGAAACCCGGACCTACAGCGATGTGGCCCGTGCCATAGGCAGCCCAAAGGCCATACGCGCCGTGGCCGCGGCCTGCGCGTCCAACCCACTTGCCGTGGCCGTGCCCTGTCACCGGGTGCTGCGCAAATCGGGTGAGCTTGCGGGGTATCGCTGGGGATTGGACCGGAAAAAGGTCCTGCTCGACAACGAACAGAACGGGGACTAGAGCCTCCGGCCCCCCTCCCTTTCCCGGACTTTTTGTCCCCGCTTCGCGGGATTGACTGCGTCAGGTTTGGACCAGGGACGCAAAAAAAGGCCTCGCCAGTGTTTGGCAAGGCCTTTGGACTCATGCTTTTATCAAAGCTCCCCGGGAGGGCAAGGCCACCCGCGACTACAGTCCCCCGAGCGCGTCCGCGCGTGACGGGAAGAGCGGAAAGATCTTGTCGTATCCGGAGACCTCGAAGACCTCCTGGATGTAGTCCTTGACGCCACAGATGGCCACGGTGCCGGCATTCTTTTTCAAACGCTGGTAAGCCAGGACCAGGACACGCAATCCCGAGCTGTTGATGTAGT is a genomic window of uncultured Pseudodesulfovibrio sp. containing:
- the ada gene encoding bifunctional DNA-binding transcriptional regulator/O6-methylguanine-DNA methyltransferase Ada, whose translation is MTTKRTPSERRLQAVLTRDASASGFVYAVQTTGIYCRPGCPSRAPNPESIRFFDTPAQAEQAGFRPCKRCRPDDPIHGDIASDRVVNACRAMERALAEGQGTPSLETLAQEAGLSPSHFQRLFKSHVGLTPNEYARSVRDERVRAALAQGQSVTEAIYTAGFGSPSRFYEHADKALGMAPAAYRKGGRGMVIRFASADCFLGQVLAGITDQGVCAIELGDDRVALVQALRDRFPRAELRDAQDELAPLLAEVADFVRHPDKGLDLPLDIQGTAFQQRVWRELARIPVGETRTYSDVARAIGSPKAIRAVAAACASNPLAVAVPCHRVLRKSGELAGYRWGLDRKKVLLDNEQNGD
- a CDS encoding STAS domain-containing protein, coding for MALNQIDEGGVVILAVDGNLDGEGTQALEEKVLGLLENGTTKLLFDFSGLDYINSSGLRVLVLAYQRLKKNAGTVAICGVKDYIQEVFEVSGYDKIFPLFPSRADALGGL